The Pieris napi chromosome 9, ilPieNapi1.2, whole genome shotgun sequence genomic sequence CGATGTTGCCTCTCATCTCTCGTTACAACGTAAGTTAAACCCACAACTTCCTCTCCGAAGCCTATTATACAGGTTTTTAAATAGCACAGGCCATATTTACATTTCGTAATTCATTTTATTGCAGGAGATGGTTTCGAAGTCGTGTATCTGGCTCGTCGCAGCGGCTCTTTTAGCCGCTTGCGGCGTAAGTGCAGGCGTAGGAAGTAAACGGCCCTTCACACCGACTGATTCGATTTTGGATATAATCGACACCGATCAAGTCGAAAGGATGATAGCGGCTCGACGACGAACGGAAGAAGCCACCGGATCTTCCGCTTCCTACGTTCAAAGAAATGAACTCGGCGAAGGAAGTTCGGAGACTATGGTGGTCTCTATGCCGGATGAAGAAGAGGCTACCGAAATACCAAAAGGCGCTGCGTTTCGAAAAATTTTGAAGTCATCAAAAAACGCGCTCACCGTCACTAAAAAAGAGTATCTCAAGGAAGATTGGTGCAAAACCgaacaattaatacaaaaaatccgTGAACCGGGTTGTTTGCAAGCGACAGTGATAAATAATTTCTGTTATGGACAGTGCAATTCGTTTTACATTCCGAAGAGTCCGCGGCGCCGGGAGAGCAACGACGAGCGCCGTCTGCACGCATTCAAGTCTTGCTCATTTTGTAAGCCGAAAAAGTTTACTTGGATCACTGTCACGTTTCGTTGTC encodes the following:
- the LOC125052659 gene encoding gremlin-1-like — encoded protein: MLPLISRYNEMVSKSCIWLVAAALLAACGVSAGVGSKRPFTPTDSILDIIDTDQVERMIAARRRTEEATGSSASYVQRNELGEGSSETMVVSMPDEEEATEIPKGAAFRKILKSSKNALTVTKKEYLKEDWCKTEQLIQKIREPGCLQATVINNFCYGQCNSFYIPKSPRRRESNDERRLHAFKSCSFCKPKKFTWITVTFRCPSQNPPYKRKRLQKIKQCKCLPVGVN